A window of Lagenorhynchus albirostris chromosome 11, mLagAlb1.1, whole genome shotgun sequence contains these coding sequences:
- the PLEKHA5 gene encoding pleckstrin homology domain-containing family A member 5 isoform X7: MAADLNLEWICSLPRSWTYGITRGGRVFFINEEAKSTTWLHPVTGEAVVTGHRRQSTDLPTGWEEAYTFEGARYYIKLQTCRLRGHGSRAQLLRGMWDLPGPAHKPVSPASAGGLSTTAPPGKPLCLTS; the protein is encoded by the exons ATGGCGGCGGATCTGAACCTGGAGTGGATCTGCTCCCTGCCCCGCTCCTGGACTTACGGGATCACCCGGGGCGGCCGAGTCTTCTTCATCAA CGAGGAGGCGAAGAGCACCACCTGGCTGCACCCCGTCACCGGCGAGGCCGTGGTCACCGGGCACCGGCGGCAGAGCACAG ATTTGCCTACTGGCTGGGAAGAAGCATATACTTTTGAAGGTGCAAGATACTATATAAA gctccagacatgcaggctcaggggccatggctcacgggcccagctgctccgcggcatgtgggatcttcccggaccggcgcacaaacctgtgtcacctgcatcagcaggtggactctcaaccactgcgccaccagggaagcccctgtgtcttACATCTTAG
- the PLEKHA5 gene encoding pleckstrin homology domain-containing family A member 5 isoform X11 yields MAADLNLEWICSLPRSWTYGITRGGRVFFINEEAKSTTWLHPVTGEAVVTGHRRQSTDLPTGWEEAYTFEGARYYIKSKTFGKN; encoded by the exons ATGGCGGCGGATCTGAACCTGGAGTGGATCTGCTCCCTGCCCCGCTCCTGGACTTACGGGATCACCCGGGGCGGCCGAGTCTTCTTCATCAA CGAGGAGGCGAAGAGCACCACCTGGCTGCACCCCGTCACCGGCGAGGCCGTGGTCACCGGGCACCGGCGGCAGAGCACAG ATTTGCCTACTGGCTGGGAAGAAGCATATACTTTTGAAGGTGCAAGATACTATATAAA AagtaaaacatttggaaaaaactGA
- the PLEKHA5 gene encoding pleckstrin homology domain-containing family A member 5 isoform X12: protein MAADLNLEWICSLPRSWTYGITRGGRVFFINEEAKSTTWLHPVTGEAVVTGHRRQSTDLPTGWEEAYTFEGARYYIKLSQFKL, encoded by the exons ATGGCGGCGGATCTGAACCTGGAGTGGATCTGCTCCCTGCCCCGCTCCTGGACTTACGGGATCACCCGGGGCGGCCGAGTCTTCTTCATCAA CGAGGAGGCGAAGAGCACCACCTGGCTGCACCCCGTCACCGGCGAGGCCGTGGTCACCGGGCACCGGCGGCAGAGCACAG ATTTGCCTACTGGCTGGGAAGAAGCATATACTTTTGAAGGTGCAAGATACTATATAAA ATTATCACAATTCAAACTATGA
- the PLEKHA5 gene encoding pleckstrin homology domain-containing family A member 5 isoform X14 — MAADLNLEWICSLPRSWTYGITRGGRVFFINEEAKSTTWLHPVTGEAVVTGHRRQSTDLPTGWEEAYTFEGARYYIK, encoded by the exons ATGGCGGCGGATCTGAACCTGGAGTGGATCTGCTCCCTGCCCCGCTCCTGGACTTACGGGATCACCCGGGGCGGCCGAGTCTTCTTCATCAA CGAGGAGGCGAAGAGCACCACCTGGCTGCACCCCGTCACCGGCGAGGCCGTGGTCACCGGGCACCGGCGGCAGAGCACAG ATTTGCCTACTGGCTGGGAAGAAGCATATACTTTTGAAGGTGCAAGATACTATATAAA
- the PLEKHA5 gene encoding pleckstrin homology domain-containing family A member 5 isoform X13, with protein MAADLNLEWICSLPRSWTYGITRGGRVFFINEEAKSTTWLHPVTGEAVVTGHRRQSTDLPTGWEEAYTFEGARYYIKLVPYCC; from the exons ATGGCGGCGGATCTGAACCTGGAGTGGATCTGCTCCCTGCCCCGCTCCTGGACTTACGGGATCACCCGGGGCGGCCGAGTCTTCTTCATCAA CGAGGAGGCGAAGAGCACCACCTGGCTGCACCCCGTCACCGGCGAGGCCGTGGTCACCGGGCACCGGCGGCAGAGCACAG ATTTGCCTACTGGCTGGGAAGAAGCATATACTTTTGAAGGTGCAAGATACTATATAAA